From a region of the Poecile atricapillus isolate bPoeAtr1 chromosome 4, bPoeAtr1.hap1, whole genome shotgun sequence genome:
- the LRAT gene encoding lecithin retinol acyltransferase, with amino-acid sequence MKNPVPQAASLLLEKLMLLVHIRSLPAGSGEETPPPAPGYYDTSCFKRGDLLEVPRTLFIHFGIYLGENRVAHLMPDILPSITSDRRQIQQVVTNKRLILGVIARTASVRVDTVEDFAYGGSILVNHMDRLFEDQVLGSEEAARRAEKLVGTTAYSLLWNNCEHFVTYCRYGASVSFQTDKFCETVKMIIRDQRSVLASVLVGLASIVCLGVAPSTTLPTIFIPFFLWMAG; translated from the exons ATGAAGAACCCGGTGCCACAGGCGGCCtcgctgctgctggagaagctgatGCTCCTCGTCCACATCCGGTCATTGCCCGCGGGCTCCGGCGAGGAAACGCCACCGCCTGCACCCGGGTACTACGACACCAGCTGCTTCAAGAGAGGAGACCTGCTGGAGGTGCCCCGCACCCTCTTCATCCACTTCGGCATTTACCTGGGCGAGAACCGCGTCGCCCACTTGATGCCCGACATCCTGCCCTCCATCACCAGCGACCGTCGGCAGATCCAGCAGGTGGTGACCAACAAGCGGCTCATCCTGGGCGTCATCGCCAGGACGGCCAGCGTCCGGGTGGACACGGTGGAGGACTTCGCCTACGGCGGCAGCATCCTGGTCAACCACATGGACCGGCTCTTCGAGGACCAGGTGTTGGGCAGCGAGGAGGCGGCCCGCCGGGCGGAGAAGCTGGTGGGCACCAcggcctacagcctgctctggAACAACTGCGAGCACTTCGTCACCTACTGCCGATACGGAGCCTCCGTCAGCTTCCAGACCGACAAG ttctgtgaGACTGTGAAGATGATTATTCGGGACCAGAGGAGCGTGCTCGCGTCGGTGCTTGTGGGACTAGCGTCAATTGTCTGCCTAGGTGTGGCACCCTCCACCACGCTCCCCACCATCTTCATTCCATTCTTCCTGTGGATGGCTGGCTAA